Part of the Natronobacterium gregoryi SP2 genome, TCGGCCACGAGGACGAGTACATCGTCGAGAACGGCGGCTGTACCTGCAAGGACAGCGAGTACAATTTAGATGCCGACGATCCGACCGACCTCTGCTGGCACGCGATCGCGGTCGCCGTCGCCCGCCGCATCGGTCACGTCGACTACCACGACATGTGGTACTCCGACGTCCGGGAATTCATCTAGCTCCCGGGAGCCGATACGCTTCTACGCGGGTACTTCGGACTTCTCGCGGAGTCGGTCGATCGTCTCTCGAGCCGTGTCGGCGTCGTCCGGAGACGTCCCGTAAACGATCTCGTCCGCGTGCTCCTCGAGCTTTCGCGTGATCTCGGCGAGACGCTCCGGTTCGATCTCGGCCGCAGAGAGCTGGATCGAGAGGTCGACCCCGAGGCCCTCGAGTTCGGCGACGAAACCGCGAGCGAGCGACTCCACCCAGTAGGTCGTCTCGTAGCCGGGGCTACACAGCGGGACGAGAAAGCCGTCGACGTGGGCGGCCAGCGCCCGCACGTCGATTCCGGCGCGTTCCTGGAGGTGGCCCGGGTACGGATCGGGGTACAGCGTCGCGGTCAGTTCGCCGTCGACGCGCGTCGCGGTGTCGGCGACGAACTCGGTGATGACTGCAGAACGCCACGCCGTACGGTCGTCGTACCCGCTGTCCTCGAACTGGCGGTCGCATCGATCGCAGTAACAGAACGATTCCCCGGGAAACCCGAGCGTCGTGAGTCGGACGTCGCCCTCGAGTTCTTCGAGTCGCTCGAGCAGGTCGGTACGGTAGTCCGGATCGGTCGGACAGACCGTCCCCCACTGGTGGCCCTCGGAATCGGGCGTCGCGCGAGTGCCGTCGGCCGAGACGGCTGCTCGCTCTGGGTCGGCCTCGACCGTTGCGGTGTCACCCCAGCAGGCGACGGAGGCGACCGCCCCCTCGAGCGGTTCGTTCGTAGTGCCGTCGACAGATTCGACAAAATAGTAGGTGCGATCGCCGCTGCCCGCTCGAGCGAGGCCGGGGTCGTCAGTGAGAATTGCGTACATACGAACGAGAGTATCGTCTGTTGACTTAAAGCTCAGGGCCGCTACTCGTCGGCGCAGATTCCCACGAAGTTTCGAAGAATCTGCAACCCGGTTTCGCCGCTCTTCTCGGGGTGGAACTGCGTCCCGAAGACGTTGCCTTCCTCGTTGGCGACGATCGAGGGGAACTCGCGCTCGTAGTCGGTCGTCGCGACCGTCGCGTCTTCGTCGTCGGGGACGGCGTAGTAGGAGTGGACGAAGTAGGCGTACCGGCCATCTACTCCGTCGACGAGCGGGTGGTCGCGCTCGACCTCGAGTTCGTTCCAGCCCATGTGCGGAACTTTCTGTCCCTCGGCGAAACGGACGTTGGTGCCAGAGAGTAAGTCGAGTCCCTGGACAGCGGACTCGCCGTCGGTGTCGCCTTCCTCGCTGGTCGTCAGTAGCATCTGCATACCGAGACAGATGCCGAAGAGCGGCGTGCCACTGTCGGCGACCGCGAGCAGGTCCTCGCGGAGCGGATCGGCGTTCTCGACGCCTTCGCGGAACGCGCCGACCCCCGGCAGGACGACTCCGTCGGCGTCCTCGAAGGCCGCAGGAGCGTCGGTGATCTCGACGTCGGCACCCGCACGCTCGAGGCCGCGGGTGACGCTGCGCAGGTTGCCGAGTCCGTAGTCGACGACGACGATGGAGGCCAGCGACTGCGTCTGGTCGGACGAGACGGTGCTCATACCCGTAGTCGGGGAAGCGTGCTCAAGTGTGTTGTCTTTCGTGCAATCCGCTGCGTTCGTCGGACAGAGCGCAGTCTCCATTAGCCTCGCCCGCGTCGATCCGGTATGTCCGAGCCAGACGTCATCGCTCACCGTGGCTACGCCGGCGTCGCCCCGGAAAACACCGTCCGCGCGGTCCGAGAGGCCACGGCCCGCGACGAGACGGCGATGGTCGAAATCGACGTCCAGCCAGCCGCCTGCGGAACGCCCGTCGTGATCCACGACGAGTGTCTCGAGGGCAGCCGTGACCGCGACGGCCGACCGCTCACCGACGCCGAGGGGATCGTCTGGGAGACGCCACTCGAGGTACTCCAGTCGGCTCGCGTCCTCGGAACCGCTGAAACCGTACCGACGCTCGCTGACGTGCTCGAGGCGGTGCCAGAGACTGCCGGGGTCAACGTCGAGTTGAAGAACCCGGGTGCTGCCGACCGTCGCTTCGGTGAGTCGCTCGGTGACGACGAACGCGACGCTCGCCGCGCCATCTGGCAGCCGTTCGTCGAGCGAGTGATCGACGTCTGTGCGGGATTCGACGGTGAACTCCTGTTCTCGTCGTTCTATGAGGGGGCACTCGCTGCCGTCCGGGATGTCGCGCCCCGCTATTGTGCCGCCGCCCTCGTCTGGGACGACCTCGAGGCCGGTCTCGAGATTGCACGTCGGCACGACTGCGAGGCAGTCCACCCGCCGAGAAACGCGATCGCTGGAACGCCGCTCGCAGAGACCGAGTACGCAGGGATCGGGGTTGGAGAGCCCGAAATCGACGTGCTCGAGGCGGCCCACGCCGAAGGACGGACGGTCAACGTCTGGACGGTCGAGCGATGGACGCAGTACGCCGACCTCGCGGCGGTCGGCGTCGACGGAGTTATAATGGAGTATCCCGGACTGAGAGCGCGTTTCAGAGACTGATCACGGTATCTGCGAGGAGAGTGCGAACCAGCAGGCACCGACCTGGACGACCGTCGCGACGGCGACGCCGACTCCTTCGGTGAGCCAGGGGTGGTCGAACAAGAGGAAGACTGCGATGGGTCCGATACCGAGTGCGACTGCATACGGGATCACACGAGCGAAGTCCACAGGCTCGAGACCGATTCGCTCGAGCCCGTCGTAAA contains:
- the hisH gene encoding imidazole glycerol phosphate synthase subunit HisH is translated as MSTVSSDQTQSLASIVVVDYGLGNLRSVTRGLERAGADVEITDAPAAFEDADGVVLPGVGAFREGVENADPLREDLLAVADSGTPLFGICLGMQMLLTTSEEGDTDGESAVQGLDLLSGTNVRFAEGQKVPHMGWNELEVERDHPLVDGVDGRYAYFVHSYYAVPDDEDATVATTDYEREFPSIVANEEGNVFGTQFHPEKSGETGLQILRNFVGICADE
- a CDS encoding glycerophosphodiester phosphodiesterase gives rise to the protein MSEPDVIAHRGYAGVAPENTVRAVREATARDETAMVEIDVQPAACGTPVVIHDECLEGSRDRDGRPLTDAEGIVWETPLEVLQSARVLGTAETVPTLADVLEAVPETAGVNVELKNPGAADRRFGESLGDDERDARRAIWQPFVERVIDVCAGFDGELLFSSFYEGALAAVRDVAPRYCAAALVWDDLEAGLEIARRHDCEAVHPPRNAIAGTPLAETEYAGIGVGEPEIDVLEAAHAEGRTVNVWTVERWTQYADLAAVGVDGVIMEYPGLRARFRD